The following DNA comes from Lates calcarifer isolate ASB-BC8 linkage group LG2, TLL_Latcal_v3, whole genome shotgun sequence.
TATTTTATCTCGTTATTTTATTCTTAAGTTGAGTGACTTTAGTGTGCTCATGGCCAAGGAAAAATACTAACTTCTCATTGGCTGGCAAAATTGAATAACTGGACACCTCAAAAAGCCCTTCTTCAATTTAACCTCTGTAGCATAGAAAGAGCTCTTTATACATTTGCTAATCACTCCCACTGGTGTTCACCTAGTCATGGGTACACCATCCTCCAACTTATTTCCACAGCAATTGATCCAGTAGTTGTGGAGACATCTGTCCATCCAGTCTACACTGTTTATCCTTTGAGGGCTGCAGGGAGCTCGGatccaatcccagctgacactgggagAGAGGCGAGGGAAGACCCTGAGCAcatcaccagtctatcacaagGCTGACATATAAAGCAAAACAACCATTACAgtcagtttagagtcaccaattaacctatTGTGCATGTCTTTAGATTGTGGGAAGAAGCCTGAGTatccagagagaacccacaaaggcacagggagaacatgcaaacaaccttcttgttgtgaggcgacagtgctaaccactgcaccacagtACTGCCCAGTTGTCAACATCATAGTGACAATTAGGCAAAGGTCAGAAGGTTGTCAAAATGAATAATCTAGCATCAATTAAAGTTGCTCCACATCATCAACACTGACTGGCACAACTTTGCAGCTGGTGGTTGGGGGATCACCACAGTCATTGGGATTTTTTCCACTGGCCACTGTGGGcatttgtacaaaatttcacagcCACCACCATTTGACTGACTGATGGTAGCCGTGACggacattgccatccctagagtcacagcaagaaggttgtttgcatgttctccctgtgcctctgTCGGTTCTCTCCCTGTACTCCAGcttgtgagtgtgaatgattgtttgtcTGTACATGTCACTCTGTTCAGAGcgtaccccacctctcacctaatgtcagctgggattggctccagccccctgcaacCCTGGAGggataatagatggatggatggatgtattgTATAAGAGTGATAATGCACTTGTGGCACACTTAACCAATACATACATGTAGCACTTACGTATAACTTCGACTTTAACAGCCCTCCTGAAGGTCCACATAACTCCTTGCTCAATTATTTGTCTATcacagaaatatacaccaggATCAGATTCAGCTTTGACTTGGCAGAGATGTAAGAGCCCGTCCTTTTCACAGGGGGCTCTTTTCATCTCAGACACAGCTCTGTTACCCTGTAAGAGAGCACACTTGTCTGAGTTTTTTCCTGTGATTTAGGGGTTTCCATTCTGAAATGGATAATCCTGCTGATGTGTGAACTTCACCTTGTACCATGTGACATCAGTGTTGTTGCTACAGTCGTATCTTGGGCAGGGGATCTCCCCGCCAGCGCTGTTGTACAGTTCTACTGTGCTCTCCTCAGGCTGGAAGCAACTTGGACTGcttttctcctccacctgtAGATGCAAGAAATATTTGCTGCCACTGGACAGCAGAGACCTCACAACTTAATAGTAACCACAAGCACATCAAAAAACTCACAACAGCATATGAGGCATGTTTTGAGGCACACTTGAAACTATCATTGTGGAATTATCATTTAAAACCCCTTAATGAATATACCACAGTGTTACCACGATAATCAAATTCTGCAATATATAATCTGTAAATCTTGTGTATATTAGTTAAAATCGGTTTTAAGTATAATAAGCATTACCCTGTGTGGCATGTGTAATTTCCCGAGTGTTTTACTTCAGCTGGGAACTCTTTCTCACAGTCATAGGATGGGCCTTCAtttcctccatcctctctgatTCTGGACCACACCACGCTCTCAGATTTAACACACGGCATTATAAAGCTCTCCCCCTCCACAGCTCTGTAGCGCTGATGTGTGGTATTCTGCTGAAGACCCATGAGTCCTGCAGTTGCCACAGagtcatatttctgtttcatttcagtacATTCTAGAAAAGAGACACTATCAATacaatgtgtttaaatgaattacctgttcttttcttttgatgATTTCCCACACAGCATCCTTCCAAGACAAcaggaaagataaaaaaaaacagaacgTGCCCAGTTTGCATCCTGCTTCTCTAAgttggtaaaaaaaatgtagtgaGGGCAGTCATGACGCTGTCCTCTATATTCTACCATTTATCTAGAGTTCTCAGCATTTTCTCAGAATCGTGAGAGGTTTGTCCCCCGTCTCTCCAGTGGTAACTTGAGGTGCAACATTTTCACAGGACATATCAGTGTTGTAGTAGGTGGTATCATACGGTTTCCTGTTAGgttgtgtttcttgttttcacAAGAAACTGCTCTAATATTTTTGTTCCTGTTGTTAGCCACTTCCTATGTGAATTGCAGAAGAGCATTTCTCAGAACTGCTCTGTTATATTTTACTGTGCTTTGAAAGGAAACACTAACCTTGACAAAACTCCTTTTTaagcataaaaacataaaataccaGGCTACACTTACAGCAGGATACACAAAAGGTCAATAACAGAGTACATTAAAGAACAGACATAAAGGTTAAGCATAATTCAATGGCATGcttttaaatataatatatagtatAATAGAATTCAGGTGATAACATTAACGTGAGACACAAGCACAGTTTTCTAGGCGTAAATTTAGAGACTGAAAGCATTGTGTTCATGTCCTCTGTTTTAAACTGTGGTATGCCTGAATTCTAATCTAGATTTAGATTCATATCTAGATTTCCGCCTGCAACAACTTCTTACCCCAAATGCTGACACACACCAAAGTAGAAAGATTTTGTAGCAAAGTGGTGGGCAAAAACATTTGTAGGAGTCAGGAGCAGTGGGAAAACTCACAGGAAAACTCCAAAAGCAGAAGCACAAGGTAAAGTGGGgtacacactaaaagattttaaTAATCTTACCCgttttagaaaatgtgagagaccacacataTTACgaaaaatgtcagatttcagaGTTTTGTCCTTTGGTGGTGTGCAACGAGAAGACCAACACGGCACACCATAAACAGACTCTGTCCACTGACCACCAGAGCCTGGAATCTCAAAACTTGACATCTCCCGCGGTCAAACATCTTTTGTATGTTGTGCTTCCGTCTTCAATCAACTTCCTTCTTGATTGGCTATCGCCCCGTTCAATGTGATAATCCACAGAGTGTGTGCTTGGCTCCCCTCGGTGTACGATTTTCGGTCGTAAATATTGAACGTGTAATATTTATCGGGGCGGTCCCAATCGTTTTCGGAGCAGATCGGGGAGAATAAAATCACTCTTAACACACCTCGGACGACAGGAGAATCCAACAAGATAATCTTTAGAGCCAACCGAAAATCgggcctttgctgactttgatcgggaggggaagagagatgtcaaaacaagtaatttcagaataaaacaggaaataacataAAGTCCAGGGCAAACCATGACATATCTGGGTCCTATTCTAAATGCGAACAACTTAGCTACTCAGTAATATGTCTGTCTGCTGGACAGCTATGTACACTTGGTTTACCAGAGACCGCTGGAAACTGCACCCTGTAAATGTATTACTGTGCTGGAAGTAGTTAGTAAAACCAAAAGACTGAGCTAAAAGAGGTTGAAAAGATTTGTAGAGTTACAGTCAGAttataattctctgtaggttttaatataaaaataaactgattaatGCAGGTATATCCTTTATTTTTAAGTACACTTCAAGGGCATCACACAGTGGCACATGGATGAGGAAAAGATAAACAGCAGcatgacagtgacagtagagaTCTTAATTTGCATATAGAGAACAGAGCTTGTATGTTCAAAAACAAATTTCTGTGAAGGGTTTCTACAGATAATATAGATATACAAAGTGGTATGGAAAGAGATGTATAATaagaaatttgaaaaattattaattataaaactgattttaattcaGCCAATATGAAAAGCAGCACTTGAACTGTTGTGAGAATACAGTGCACAAGCTGATGTGAACAAGAGGCAATTCTACATTTTCACATTACTCTCATACATACAGTGATCAGGAAAAGTTTCTTATGTCAGCCTTCTGGCTTACAGTAGAAATTTTTTACCTGAAAAAGGGGAACATATGTTCAATGACTCAAGAATACAAGATATTTTATAGAAAAATTAAGTTActaaaattaaatatgaattaagtaaatgaataaattattttatatacagAATATAAACTGGTGGTGAAGGTGGATGTGATGTAGGCTATTAATTCTAACTTAACATCCAACATCCTGGATTGTCTGTGGTAAAAGGCTTATTTTTGGTGCGTGCTGTGGCACAGGTAGGTAATACCGTAGCTGTTtccagaaggaggaggagggtggcaTGGATCTCATGCCCCTCCAGGTGACACAGTCTCCGGCCTCACTAAGAAGATGTAAGGCCTCAGCTAAGGAACctgatgttgatgtttctgttgtctcCGTTTTGATGAAAATCAAGTGAGTCTGCCGCTCCACAAGGGCTGCATGGATGGCACTCAGCACTCCAGAACCTAGACCGGGATCTGGAGATGTGGGAACCAGGACCACCGTCCGGCACTGCTCTATGCGGTCTAACACTGCCTCTGCTATAGCTGTAACCAAGCACAGTTATTATACATCATTTCATTAATATATTTAGGTAGATAGAAgtattttgtaaatatgtaCCTTCCCCAGGTAAGATGTCACGATGATAAAGACAGAGGCTGTAACCAAACGTCTCCTCCAAAACACTCTCCACCTGTTTTCTGTCATAAGCATTTAGTCCTGCATCCGTGTCGCTCTTATAACACATCAAAAAGGCATCGTAGCTTTTTCCATCtaatcaaacaacaacaaaccacaacaacTCAGCCATCCAGGAAAGCACAAACATGTCTCAAACATAAGTTGTtcattgaaatgaaacagacaagAACATGAATCCCACCTGAGGTGCTTCTATGGCAGCCAAGAGTGTCTCTTAGGAAAAGAGTGATGTCAATTTTCAACTTCACATAGATAACTACTGTCACAACCATTACTACCACAATGCCCACAATGCTGAGAGCCAGGGCAGTGTAAGAGGGGCGAGCTGTAAGGTAataatggagagagaaaaaaaggctgaaTAGCAATCATTTGAATGTGTGGAAGAAACCGGACTAAAATATTAGGAACTGATGCAAGTATTAATTGATcaattgacattttttgacaaaatgCAACAAGGAAAATAACTCAAAAGGTACAATTAGGCATACGTTTTTGGACGAGGGTAATGGTGATTAAACTTGAGGACTGGAAAACAGATTCTAGTTTACAGGTATAATTTTTTGATAGATCCTCCTGTGACACTTTTTTGAAGACCAGAGATGCTGTTATCTTTATTTCATCACCATGCTTTTccctgaaaagaaagaaaggaggaataAGTAAGAGAAGCAATTTTATGTCATGATGTGTATGACATTTGGAGATTTGTTGtgatagctgtgtgtgtgtctgtgcagcgtTTACCGTGTGAGATTATAGAAAACTGGTGACCTGGTGTTTTGGGAAACAGATGTTTTCCCACTCACCCAGAACACCCCGTCAAAGtttgaaaacacaacagctgtACAGTTAATCACCTTTGCTGAGCCTAGAAAAAGCAGTTTACACAAGATTTAATATGAGCACATTTAGAAAATTAgtaaatgtttatatatgtatCTATGCTACAAGATTTGAGGTTCACCCAGATCTACAGGAAACACCTCATCCTGGTGTGGGGAAATGATTTCTGCAGTTTTCGCAGCCTCTGTGCAAAAAAAGGGGAAAGCTCTTTATACCTGTTTTTGAACATATGAAGTCCAAAGAGGATAAACATATCAATAAGGTGTTTTTCTTACCCTTTGTTTTGACATTAAGCACCACTGTAAAGGTCATGTTATATATCTGACCATGATACAGGTAAGATCTGGTACAGGTGTAGACACCACTGTCTTTTGCCTCCACACGTGAGAAGTAACTGCGTATTGGCCATGACTCACCCTTCTACAAGATGGAAAATGAAGTTGAATTTTTTAGGTATGAATTCAATGAAAACCTTAAATGTGGGGAAAACATTACAAATCTGCAACAACAAATCATAAATGATGCGTGGTCAAGCTTATTATTTAACAATAAAATCTCACTCAGAAATCTGTTGTGTAAAAATTACCTTGTGCCATGTGATGCCGTTGCTGGTAATAGTCGGGGTATTTACAGCAGGAATATTTTCATCAGGGCAAAACAATTCACAGGATTCTGCTGTGTAACATGTCTTAGAGTACTTAGTTTCTTCTTCATGCTCTCTGgactgtgctgtgtttactgtcagcCTGAACCAGAACTGGCTGCTGGCACTCCTGTcatgacataaaataaaaataaaaatgtgcaaaCAATGAGATTTCACTTTACATTTGAATCACAGCCACTGGCTGTGAATGAAGTGAGAGTAAAGAAGGCTTTAAGGATCAGTTTCTGAAGTACATATCCAGTGTGCCAAAGTGTGTatccccacaccattacaccgCCACCaacctggactgttgacacaaggcaggttgggtccataCATTCATGGTGTCGATGATAAATTCAGACTCTATCAGCTATGAAATCTAGATTCATCAGATCAGGCTATCTTTTTCCAATATTCAACTGTGCCCACTGTAGCCTcacatttctgttcttggcttaCAACAGTGGAGCTTAATGTAATCTTCTCCTGTTAGAGCTCAATCTAAAGCAATGACGTGTTTCTATCCATCTGCAGAACTGCCACTAACtggatgtttatttattttattttgtgcaccattctgagtaaactgtGAGTCACTAAGATCACATTTCCCCCATTCTGCTTggtgtgaacattaactgatgCTCCTGACTCaaatctgcatgattttatgcacgGCACTGCTACTACATGATTAGATGACTGTATGAATAAGCAgtttaattaataaaacaaagtcaGGGTCATAGGACTGACAGGACTTTACCTCAGAGAGTAGTTCCCCTGATGATTTACAGATGCACAGAGAACAATAAGGCTCCACCCATGAACCAGCACACCCATCTGCCTCTGCTCAACTGATGACATGTTGGTCAGGTCCGTCTCCTCTGTGGTATAACTGGTCCAGGTCAGTTTGGCATCACCATTCTGATAAGAGGGGCAGAGCAGTGCCACCATCTCACCTGCCTTGACATATATCTCCTTGCTTCTCAGGCAGCACACACCTGCGAATGAGTGTCACAAATTACTGCTCATTGTACTGTgcaaaactgaaacatgaccTGACTTGTGGACAGCTAgatataaatgtcaaaaatataattattgCATTATATCACACAGAAATGTGGCTGTAGCAGGGGAACACCAGATAACCATAGTTTAAGTTAGTCTTGCATACAGACTGattggtttattattattatttagccTTTTAATTTGTTATCCAAATGTCTATTAAGGCACAATTTACTTCTGTGAACCAACCAGAGATTTCCTTCAATAAGTGCTGTAGATTTGTTATTTACACCAAACTGACTGGTGATAAcatcaaatgtttttcatcATAATTTGCTTAAACTGGGATGATACTGACACTGGTGATAACCTGTTGTAGACGTGCAACAATGTTCTAAGATAGACCCTTACATCAGAGAATGTATGGGTTTCTCATACTCAGCAAAGGGTGTGACTGTTAAGAAAGCTGAGTGGGGGGTTCTTAGCCACATCCTAGTTTCTTGGTGTCAGTCTTGTGTAATAAGTGTGAAGGAAAATTAGTAAGTTGTGACAAAATCAGTTTACTTACCAGtgcattaaaggaaaaacaggtCAAGAGATATCTAAGTGTATTTAATATGTTAGTATTGGTATGATATGTCAGCTCATCTGCACAGTTTGTGCTCATTATCATGTGCAAATAATCCATATTAACTTTTAGTAATTTTGTCCTTCATAGTAGTGGACAGTAATGGATGATAAGTAAGTATATTTCCTCAATTTAACTAACAGCTAATACACAATATAAACACTAAATACATTCTGATGCATTATCATAGCATAAGTACATttgcttttgtcactttaagtatattttgatgTTAGTATTTACTTGAGTGAAAATCTTATTACAGAACTTGCTTTTTGTGCTCCCTTCTTCTTGAATTGAATTACcattttttgtttcctcttcctcttcttttaaattatttgcaGGAAGACGTGTggatcttttaaaaaatcaaacaacGTATAATTCTTACCCTTTAATACCACTGAGAGTAATCTCTTACCTGgtgtgaggaggaagagcagagggacCAGAAGTGCTGTCATCGTCACGACAGCTTGCATCATTACACACCAAGCAGTCAACAGCGTCTTTAAAAATGTGCTCGAACAGCCCCCAGATGCAGCTCTGGTGGATTACATCTGGCGTTTCCCCTCTGTTGTAAATCAGCGTGATGTTAAAAGTGAAAGGGAAGCGCGCGACGTTGTATCGGCAAAGCAAACACCCCCTGAATCTCCCACATCATCGTCAtcctttttacatttatttatggaccaactgtttatttttaagttaAGTTTTTACCTCCACGATAAAATGCAAACAATGAAAGTGGAACTATTAAACACCCTATAGTGTAGTATGTTGTAATCCGCAGTGACAGATGGGGACGACGCACCGGGCAGAGAAAACTATGTTTTGACGTTAAAAGCACCCCCGAGTACGTCTGCTGTTATTTAACCCCTTTAACCATAATCTAATGGAGGTGCTTTTCACGGCGTTACACCGGGCACACTGTGCAGGCATGTATAATCCAGAGACTGACTAATTGATTCCTTCCGATTGGGGTTACACTGCGGACTTCCCCCTTCCCTCAGCAGACGTTGGACATGCAGAAAAAAGCTGACAACGATCCAACGACCCATCTTTCTCCAAGGCTGGGAGGAATCCAGTCCCTGGGTTTAAAGCGGGTCAGGTCACTGCCTGCAGGTGAGTCCATCAAACAGGTGAGAGCAGAGAGattaaagaaaagcagaggataCTCTAGTCAAACATAGAATTTCTTTGGACATTTTACCAaaaggataataataatatcagtaTGTTATAAATCTGTGCAGTAGCAATTccacaatgaaaaaacaaaaacaaaaacaaacaaacaaacaaaacaaacaaacaaacaaacaaactgtagtAAAAGTCCTGTATTCAAAATATTACTTTGGCAAAAAGTACAAATGCaatttcagtaaaatgtacttaaagtatcaaaagtactGAGTATGCAATATACCTCTATTTAGAGTTTTATATTTATCATATACAGAATATGTTATTGAATTTTATTGCTGATacatcactgacatttttgagcTAATTGTGTATAACAATATGAAATGAtcacattttacaaataaaatggcTGTGACATAAAATGGACTAAAACGTGCAATATTTCTCTAAGAAATGTAGTGTGGTAGAAGTATGAATGgtcataaaatggaaatatttaatacatCAAAACAGTggttgagtaaatgtacttagttacatgGCTTTTATGTACATATCTGTGTCGGCAACACACCTACCAACAAACTGCTGAAACTCACAGCTGTGCCACAGGAGACTCCTTTCATGATCAAACGCCGCTGCTCTTCCTCAGAGCTCTAACTTTAAGAGAAGCAgagacatgttttgttttatttgctttagCTCTTCAGGCTTACAAACCTTagattaattaatattaataattaaaattaaacaaggaaaaaataatGCTCTTTTGGTTGAACTGGAGACAGACAATAGACACTTCAGGATAAAAGGATATAGTGTCCAACGATATAGCATTGCACTTCCACAAAGTCAGAAGACCCAGAACAGAAAGACAAGTCACTGGGTCCTACACCTCCCTGATAGCATTGTTTTATTGATAACATCATCAGAGGTTATTTTTAGACACTTGACTAAGCTTCTCCAGAGTCACAGTAGACTTTATGCTACTGAGGTACTATCCAGAGCATGACCTTTATTATGTGAGAGCAGTGGAATTTCCATCTAAGCACAACAAGGAGGCAAACAATCTCACATTTCAACGGATTACTGACTTATTGTGAATGGAAATGTCACATAGGCTATGTTTTACCTCTCATAAATAGGAGTTCACAACATTTGCATTGCTGGGCACATCTGTCATAACCACACAAACCACATGCTAGCTGACAGACAtgccagcagcagcatcagtgtgGCTATAATTGATACTTTTATAACAGCGGTGTATAAAatgacaataagaaaacaacatgaTGTAAATCTTCAGCTCttctcagctctacagagctttACAGTGGGTTTCAACACTGCCCACACCTATACTCTTCAGTGTACACTGGTAGTTAATCAGGTACACCCAGCTAAAATTACTGTAGTCTAATACgacagtcctgcaataaatcctatcTTCATGAAGAtttttatttaagatttttatttgaactgtttttaaatttgatggtcattttggaggctgcgGCTTCGTGTTGCTGAATTGTATTACATTATACAGACAAGTGTCTCTATTATTTTGTTCAACCCATTTAGACCTGTTAGGATAGGCTGAGCAATACCCTCCTGTGTAATGCAGTACAGAGAGGTGTCACCACCAAAAGGGCTTCTTCACATTTAAAGTGTTTAACTGGTGAAAGTGGGGGTGGCTTGGATTGTGGAGAAGACACAGGAAATACATTGTATTTGCCACTAAGCTACATGCTAACCACAAATGTTCATCTGCAAAACACGAACAGTCACTTTCTGCATGTATTCATCAGCAGGtcatttatgtttatgttttttttttaatctgttatATTTATGATAAAGTAGTGACCTGGGTTGACATATCAACCAGGACTTAAATCTGAAGGATCACATATTTCAATCATACACCAACAGCAGGCCCACCCTCAGCTTCTTTCTCTGACTGCCTCTCACCACAGCAGGAGAATGCATTTCACCTTCACAATTCTGGAGCAATGGCAACATTAACGAAAGCCGAAGAcactttcatgttttattctatgacataaaatacatcaaatgttttaagcttttatgtgtcttataaaaggtggttgctaacaagtggctaaatgaaACTGCTGACATTGTAACACCTCACACAAAAAACCGATCTACATACCAGCCCACCTTTATAGCCTCactgtgtttatactcacactccTGCAgactatcactaactttctaagaagaaaggcttttatagaagaggtcagagctcagtatcataaacttttgtttGGCAAAGAGCTTATTTTCTGCAACAATTCAgaacccaatgaaaaaatcccattgctGAGCAAACCATGGTGATAAAGTTTAGTTTAAAGATACTTTAGTAAGTTCTAACAAATAGGCCTCACACCGTCTGCTCCTTCCTCTGCCAACTTCTTTACAGCAGTTATCTTTATGGAAAATTAACATCGTGACATTAAACAAGGTCCATCCTCAAACATTAATCCACTCATTTTGAACAATACAGATGTAACTGGCAGTCTTTAGGCATTAAAGGGCTATTCCCTTAATTTGAACTGAAAAGTATAAAGTCAAAACCATAACCAGACCATGTGGATAATGGTGTAGAACAGTGAACACAGTTGATTCAGGTATGTTACCATGAcagagtttcttttttctttttctttttttttaaatctgattgTCTAATTTAATCATCTAAATGATATTATATTTTTCACCCTCTCTGTTGTCAGGGTAACCTGTGCAGACCCAGTGATCTTTTAGAGCATTAAGACTAATTTAATCACCAAAGCGAGTCACATGCAAACTTGAAAGAGAAATTCCCAGAGAAAACTGTGACTCTTTCTCCAAACCTCCAGGATTCACAATGATTAATGCTTAAATGAATATGTTAAATTTTCTCTAATTTTCATTGACAGCAGTCTGTCCTGTTTCAAGCATCTGTGCCAGGTTGATGGAGATTTTATTAGGCAAACTTTGAAAGCTAAAGATTTATTTCACAGTTATGGCAATACAGTATATTCTGAGATTCAAAGGAGACCCATTCCTTGAAGTTGCACTGATGGTTTTATACCAGCAGGTGGTGGAAAACATCAAATAAGCTCATTATCATGTTCAATTACACTTAATGAGAAAACAGGAGCTACTTATACAGGAAACATGGAGTAACAATGTGTTTCCTGCCACCTGTTGAACAGAAGTCCAAGATTCACTGACCTTTTGACTCAGTCAGAGTTTCCACCAAGTCTTGGGGAAAATATCTGGGTACTTATCTGACAAATGTTCCACTTTATTCAGCCGTCACATGATTACTGTTTGCTATTCAGTGACAAAGCAGTGttcagtgggtttatcagagcttagCTGCCTTTGGGAAGTCTGACAGTGAGCCAGTAAAtctgcaaaatgtaaaattaaaacaatatacaatatactaCAAGAAGGTAACCCTTTCACATATTACATAGTGAGTTCATATGGTCAATACAAAAAAGTACATTTGTAAAAGCTTAACATCATACTGACCTGGGGCAGTGCTGTCCACCCCAGGATATGGAGAGGCtcagtactgtatattttccaTCTTTCCCTGCAGTGCCCACATCTGCTCAGCCTCTTTCACctcagacattttgacatgtcacagtggGAAGGGCTTAAgtgt
Coding sequences within:
- the LOC108887958 gene encoding interleukin-18 receptor 1, with the protein product MMQAVVTMTALLVPLLFLLTPGVCCLRSKEIYVKAGEMVALLCPSYQNGDAKLTWTSYTTEETDLTNMSSVEQRQMGVLVHGWSLIVLCASVNHQGNYSLRSASSQFWFRLTVNTAQSREHEEETKYSKTCYTAESCELFCPDENIPAVNTPTITSNGITWHKKGESWPIRSYFSRVEAKDSGVYTCTRSYLYHGQIYNMTFTVVLNVKTKEAAKTAEIISPHQDEVFPVDLGSAKVINCTAVVFSNFDGVFWVSGKTSVSQNTRSPVFYNLTREKHGDEIKITASLVFKKVSQEDLSKNYTCKLESVFQSSSLITITLVQKPRPSYTALALSIVGIVVVMVVTVVIYVKLKIDITLFLRDTLGCHRSTSDGKSYDAFLMCYKSDTDAGLNAYDRKQVESVLEETFGYSLCLYHRDILPGEAIAEAVLDRIEQCRTVVLVPTSPDPGLGSGVLSAIHAALVERQTHLIFIKTETTETSTSGSLAEALHLLSEAGDCVTWRGMRSMPPSSSFWKQLRYYLPVPQHAPKISLLPQTIQDVGC